The Calditerricola satsumensis genome includes a region encoding these proteins:
- the moaC gene encoding cyclic pyranopterin monophosphate synthase MoaC gives MDQRELTHFNAQGRARMVDVSDKPATKRKAVAVSTVRMAPETLARIRQGGVEKGDVLAVAQVAGILAAKKTPELVPMCHPLPLTGIDIRFAFPDDRTLRIEAEVTTTAPTGVEMEALTAASVAALTVYDMCKALDKAMVIGPTYLVEKRGGKSGDFVRDEAPDAQWG, from the coding sequence ATGGACCAGCGGGAACTGACCCACTTCAACGCGCAGGGGCGCGCGCGGATGGTGGACGTATCGGACAAGCCGGCAACGAAGCGCAAGGCGGTGGCTGTGAGCACCGTGCGCATGGCGCCGGAGACGCTGGCACGAATTCGCCAGGGCGGCGTAGAGAAGGGCGACGTGCTGGCCGTGGCCCAGGTGGCGGGCATTCTGGCGGCCAAAAAGACGCCCGAGCTCGTTCCCATGTGCCACCCGCTGCCCCTCACCGGCATCGACATCCGCTTCGCCTTCCCCGACGACCGGACGCTGCGCATCGAGGCGGAGGTGACCACCACCGCCCCCACCGGCGTAGAGATGGAAGCCCTCACGGCGGCCAGCGTCGCCGCCCTCACCGTCTACGACATGTGCAAGGCCCTCGACAAGGCGATGGTCATCGGCCCGACGTACCTCGTGGAAAAGCGGGGCGGCAAAAGCGGCGATTTCGTGCGGGACGAGGCTCCGGACGCGCAGTGGGGATGA
- a CDS encoding ATP-binding cassette domain-containing protein: MILQIEQVQKAFRKKTALEDVTLTIKPGIFGLLGPNGAGKTTLMRILATILRPDRGSITADGIDWTRDAHRVRAMLGYLPQDFGIFRNVTAREVLAYIGTLKGVEKGQLKRQIDAVLEEVNLTAHADKKVGTFSGGMRRRLGIAQALLGDPKLIVIDEPTAGLDPEERVRFRLLLRRLVREERVVVLSTHIVGDVEAVCDQLAVIKKGKAHLFASPEELAQVADGRVWRWVGDAREYALLEEKYRIVSSVSRGSTMEARILSDTRPSEAAEPATPSLEEGYLVWVGE; the protein is encoded by the coding sequence GTGATCCTTCAAATTGAACAGGTGCAGAAAGCGTTCAGAAAGAAAACGGCGTTGGAAGACGTGACGTTGACCATAAAACCGGGCATCTTTGGGCTTCTGGGTCCCAACGGGGCCGGCAAGACCACCTTGATGCGCATCTTGGCCACCATCCTTCGCCCTGACCGGGGTTCGATAACGGCCGACGGGATCGATTGGACGCGCGATGCACACCGGGTGCGGGCGATGCTCGGGTATTTGCCGCAGGACTTCGGCATTTTTCGCAACGTGACGGCGCGCGAGGTGTTGGCGTACATCGGCACACTCAAGGGCGTGGAAAAGGGGCAACTGAAACGGCAGATCGACGCGGTCCTCGAAGAGGTGAACTTGACGGCGCATGCGGACAAGAAGGTGGGCACGTTCTCCGGCGGGATGCGGCGGCGGCTCGGCATTGCGCAAGCCTTGCTGGGCGACCCTAAGTTGATCGTGATCGACGAGCCGACGGCGGGGCTTGACCCCGAGGAGCGGGTGCGTTTTCGCCTCCTCCTGCGCCGCCTGGTCCGGGAGGAGCGGGTGGTCGTCCTTTCCACGCACATTGTGGGAGATGTGGAAGCCGTGTGCGACCAGCTGGCGGTGATCAAGAAGGGGAAGGCCCATCTCTTTGCCTCTCCCGAAGAGCTGGCGCAGGTTGCCGACGGCCGGGTTTGGCGTTGGGTGGGCGACGCCCGGGAATACGCCCTGCTGGAAGAGAAGTATCGCATCGTCTCGTCTGTGTCGCGGGGGAGCACCATGGAAGCGCGCATCTTGAGCGACACGCGGCCGAGTGAAGCGGCCGAACCCGCCACACCCTCGCTGGAGGAGGGCTACCTCGTATGGGTCGGCGAATGA
- a CDS encoding ammonium transporter, producing MRAVNAVWVFLAFVLVFFMQAGFALLEAGATRMKNAGHVAGKNILSFALATLAFWAVGFGLSFGDGNAFFGTTGFFVDVLDEKAGKAFSSLAWADVPLAAKFLFQVAFVGVSLAIVWGGLAERAKLMVYLLFGTAFSGLIYPVIAHWVWGGGWLAKLGMQDFAGSTVVHLQGGVAALVGAILLGPRIGKYNKDGTANAIPGHNAVYGVLGVLILWFGWFGFNAGSTMTAQGALFAYVALTTLLATAAGALGALFAAWAVLGKPDIWYMLNGVLAALVAITAACAFVKPWAAVVIGAVAGVVMVFSVLLFERVLKIDDPVGAFSVHGVAGIWGTLSTGLFAAPDLVAQLGVGQPGLFYGGGLHQLGVQFLGVAVSFAYVWVASFLVFGLLKATVGLRIRREEELIGLDISEHGVPGYPEQLPHGGAYRATASAETL from the coding sequence ATCCGCGCCGTAAACGCGGTGTGGGTGTTTTTGGCCTTTGTGCTCGTCTTCTTCATGCAGGCGGGGTTTGCCCTGCTCGAGGCAGGAGCCACGCGGATGAAAAACGCCGGCCACGTGGCAGGGAAGAACATCCTCAGTTTTGCCTTGGCCACGCTGGCCTTTTGGGCCGTCGGTTTCGGACTGAGCTTTGGAGACGGCAACGCCTTTTTCGGCACGACGGGCTTCTTCGTCGACGTGCTGGATGAAAAGGCCGGCAAGGCGTTTTCGTCGCTGGCGTGGGCCGACGTGCCGCTGGCGGCCAAGTTCCTCTTTCAGGTGGCCTTCGTCGGGGTGTCGTTGGCCATCGTGTGGGGCGGGCTGGCCGAGCGGGCCAAGCTGATGGTGTACCTTCTGTTTGGCACTGCCTTCAGCGGGCTGATCTACCCGGTGATCGCCCACTGGGTGTGGGGCGGCGGCTGGCTGGCCAAATTGGGGATGCAGGATTTTGCCGGGTCGACGGTGGTGCACCTGCAGGGCGGGGTGGCCGCGCTGGTCGGGGCCATCCTCCTTGGGCCGCGCATTGGCAAATACAACAAGGACGGCACGGCCAACGCCATTCCGGGCCACAACGCCGTCTACGGCGTGCTCGGCGTGCTGATCCTGTGGTTCGGCTGGTTCGGCTTCAACGCCGGCTCAACGATGACGGCCCAGGGCGCGTTGTTCGCCTACGTTGCCCTGACGACGCTGCTTGCCACGGCGGCGGGTGCGCTAGGGGCGCTCTTTGCGGCGTGGGCCGTGCTGGGCAAGCCGGACATCTGGTATATGCTCAACGGCGTGCTGGCGGCGCTGGTGGCCATCACCGCCGCATGTGCGTTCGTCAAGCCGTGGGCGGCCGTGGTGATCGGGGCCGTCGCCGGCGTGGTCATGGTCTTCTCGGTGCTCCTGTTCGAGCGCGTGCTGAAAATTGACGACCCCGTCGGGGCCTTTTCCGTGCACGGCGTGGCCGGGATCTGGGGGACGCTGTCCACGGGCCTTTTTGCCGCGCCGGACCTCGTGGCGCAGCTGGGCGTCGGGCAACCGGGGCTGTTCTACGGCGGGGGCCTTCACCAGTTGGGGGTGCAGTTCCTTGGCGTCGCCGTCTCCTTCGCCTACGTGTGGGTTGCCTCCTTCCTCGTATTCGGCCTGCTGAAGGCGACGGTTGGCTTGCGCATCCGCCGCGAGGAAGAGCTGATCGGCCTGGACATCAGCGAGCACGGCGTCCCCGGCTATCCCGAGCAGCTGCCCCACGGCGGGGCATACCGCGCCACCGCCTCCGCCGAGACCCTGTAG
- a CDS encoding DUF294 nucleotidyltransferase-like domain-containing protein, with product MSEAKRRLCGGPATKGRAIPAGAVSRTAMAARARKWAEEGWSPGAIVRAVNRGFDRQLRVVIAGAVRDLADGGRLIPPVSFCWVLLGSGGRRELTLHSDQDHALVVADAEAVAAAVREYFRTLAERVVARLEALGYSLCPGFVLPTNPRWNGTEKAWREAIEGYLAVPHWAHVRYLLLAVDMRPVFGDLRLARRLHAWVVARLRDAPFVLWMAAARNQERAVALDWRLRLRVDVSGPRAGAVDIKEGGYLPLVNAVRLWAVAEGVRATSTERRIAVLERRGVWDASFAARVQEALATLEAYRLWDNHVNVARLSAVDREALRLALRTVKALQARTAKHFRKPK from the coding sequence GTGAGCGAAGCAAAACGGCGGCTCTGCGGGGGGCCGGCGACGAAGGGGAGGGCCATACCGGCCGGGGCTGTGTCGCGGACGGCGATGGCCGCCAGGGCGCGCAAGTGGGCCGAGGAAGGATGGTCGCCCGGCGCCATTGTGCGTGCTGTGAATCGCGGGTTCGACCGGCAGCTGCGCGTTGTCATCGCCGGTGCCGTGCGCGACCTGGCCGACGGCGGGCGGCTCATACCGCCCGTATCCTTTTGCTGGGTCCTTCTTGGCAGCGGCGGACGGCGGGAGCTGACCCTGCATTCTGATCAGGACCACGCGCTGGTGGTGGCCGATGCGGAGGCAGTAGCGGCCGCCGTGCGGGAGTATTTTCGCACCCTGGCCGAGCGGGTGGTGGCGCGGCTGGAAGCGCTGGGCTACTCCCTCTGCCCGGGATTTGTCCTGCCGACCAATCCGCGATGGAACGGCACGGAAAAAGCGTGGCGGGAGGCGATCGAGGGGTATCTCGCGGTGCCCCATTGGGCGCATGTGCGCTATTTGCTTTTGGCCGTCGACATGCGCCCGGTTTTCGGCGATCTCCGGCTGGCCCGTCGCCTGCACGCGTGGGTGGTGGCGCGGTTGCGCGATGCGCCCTTTGTGTTGTGGATGGCGGCCGCCCGGAACCAAGAGCGCGCCGTGGCTCTTGACTGGCGCCTCCGGTTGCGCGTCGACGTTAGCGGCCCGCGCGCCGGCGCGGTGGACATCAAGGAAGGCGGCTACCTGCCGCTGGTAAACGCTGTGCGCCTCTGGGCCGTAGCCGAAGGGGTGCGCGCCACGTCAACCGAGCGGCGCATTGCCGTCCTCGAGCGGCGTGGGGTGTGGGACGCTTCCTTCGCCGCCCGCGTGCAGGAGGCACTCGCGACGCTTGAGGCCTACCGCCTGTGGGACAACCACGTCAACGTGGCGCGCCTGTCTGCCGTGGATCGGGAGGCGCTGCGCTTGGCGCTGCGTACGGTAAAGGCGCTGCAGGCGCGGACGGCCAAGCACTTCCGCAAGCCGAAGTGA
- a CDS encoding exonuclease domain-containing protein → MRDAGLPQTLLSVFRRVLGTRVSAALAAALAQSGAREAEAWLRRMLKEASSQNLWHAPLDALRYVVVDTETTGFDPRRDALIAVGAVEMVGAERTARTFHTLVRPDPPVPIPPHVANLTGIRDADVATAPPLGEVLRGFLAFARDGVLVMHHAGHDVRFLNAALRRRMGLTLPHWEVDTCTVARRLVELPAYRLDDVVAWYGIPVNGRHTALGDASLTAELWRRQLDELRSRGITTLGRLYETVWRTG, encoded by the coding sequence GTGCGGGATGCGGGTTTGCCCCAAACCTTGCTGAGCGTGTTCCGGCGCGTTTTGGGAACGCGCGTCTCCGCGGCCCTTGCTGCCGCTCTTGCGCAAAGCGGCGCGCGTGAGGCCGAGGCGTGGTTGCGCCGGATGCTCAAGGAGGCCAGCTCCCAAAACCTCTGGCACGCCCCGCTCGACGCGCTGCGGTACGTCGTCGTCGACACCGAGACGACCGGCTTCGACCCCCGCCGCGATGCCCTGATTGCCGTCGGCGCCGTGGAGATGGTCGGCGCGGAGCGGACGGCGCGCACCTTTCACACCCTCGTGCGCCCTGACCCGCCTGTGCCCATTCCGCCCCACGTGGCCAACCTTACCGGCATCCGTGACGCCGACGTTGCGACGGCGCCGCCCCTGGGTGAGGTGTTGCGGGGCTTTCTCGCGTTTGCCCGGGACGGTGTCCTCGTCATGCATCACGCCGGCCACGACGTGCGCTTTCTCAATGCCGCGCTGCGGCGGCGGATGGGCCTGACGCTGCCGCACTGGGAGGTCGACACCTGCACGGTGGCCCGTCGCCTGGTCGAACTCCCGGCGTACCGCCTCGACGATGTGGTGGCGTGGTACGGCATCCCGGTGAACGGGCGGCACACCGCCCTCGGTGACGCTTCCCTTACGGCGGAGCTGTGGCGGCGCCAGCTCGACGAGCTCCGATCGCGCGGCATCACCACGCTCGGAAGGCTGTACGAGACCGTCTGGCGCACGGGATGA